A stretch of the Teretinema zuelzerae genome encodes the following:
- a CDS encoding DNA/RNA non-specific endonuclease — MLDPLLIPGTICSLFIAFFTPQNKTFPFPESIVSSDSLARPSQTENIPEYTKSGFIVGWNAETKQPAWIAYELTLEEVYGSQAKRESAFKADAEIVTGTASNEDYYKSGYDRGHLAPAADMKASPEAMKDSFLYSNISPQEPSFNRGIWADLEAMTRYWAVLDQSLLIAVGPVFLSHERRTIGPNAISVPDAFYRVIADWSLPQRKAIAFLIPNKKQTDSVFAFSTTVDEIEDLTGLDFFSSLPDFIENEIEGELDPDLWPEEEFSLNRHPYPER; from the coding sequence ATGCTTGATCCATTGCTGATCCCCGGAACCATCTGCTCGCTATTCATTGCTTTTTTCACGCCCCAGAATAAAACCTTCCCCTTTCCCGAATCCATCGTATCCTCGGATTCTCTTGCACGCCCGTCTCAAACAGAAAACATCCCCGAATATACGAAATCAGGGTTTATTGTCGGTTGGAATGCAGAAACCAAGCAACCTGCGTGGATCGCGTACGAATTAACCCTGGAAGAAGTCTACGGATCGCAGGCGAAGCGCGAATCGGCATTCAAAGCCGACGCAGAGATAGTAACCGGCACTGCTAGTAATGAAGACTACTATAAATCAGGTTACGATCGCGGCCACCTTGCGCCGGCGGCGGATATGAAAGCTTCTCCGGAAGCGATGAAAGATTCTTTTTTATACAGCAACATCAGTCCCCAGGAACCTTCTTTTAACAGAGGAATCTGGGCCGATCTGGAAGCCATGACGCGCTATTGGGCTGTACTGGACCAATCGCTGTTAATCGCCGTAGGGCCGGTTTTTCTTTCACACGAGAGAAGAACTATCGGCCCGAATGCGATATCGGTCCCCGACGCCTTCTATCGCGTGATCGCCGATTGGTCCCTGCCCCAAAGAAAGGCGATCGCCTTTCTTATCCCGAACAAAAAACAGACAGACTCGGTATTCGCTTTCTCGACGACCGTCGATGAAATTGAAGACCTAACAGGACTCGACTTCTTCTCGTCTCTTCCTGATTTCATAGAAAACGAAATAGAGGGCGAATTAGATCCGGATCTATGGCCGGAAGAAGAATTTTCGCTTAATCGGCATCCGTATCCGGAACGGTAA
- a CDS encoding type II toxin-antitoxin system VapC family toxin has product MILLDTDICLSLFFGKITPEDILKGSIKEVCIASITVEELYRHAKRSSDVEGNSLLIDQFLLTVRVLFPELATLKLMADVRHVLQKKGKTISTEDLTVYALSKTHGAKLMTTMGKRYCFT; this is encoded by the coding sequence ATGATTTTATTGGATACCGATATTTGCTTATCCCTTTTTTTTGGAAAAATAACTCCTGAGGATATTCTAAAGGGTAGCATTAAAGAAGTATGCATAGCTTCTATCACTGTTGAAGAACTGTATAGACACGCAAAAAGATCTTCCGATGTCGAAGGAAACAGTCTTCTTATTGATCAGTTTCTTCTTACTGTTCGCGTGCTCTTTCCAGAGCTTGCAACGCTGAAGCTTATGGCCGATGTCCGACATGTTTTACAGAAAAAGGGCAAAACCATATCGACCGAGGATCTAACTGTGTATGCCCTTTCTAAAACGCACGGAGCGAAGCTAATGACAACTATGGGCAAAAGGTATTGTTTTACATAA
- the ilvC gene encoding ketol-acid reductoisomerase, whose translation MNYFNSIPWRVALQQLGTCRFMNREEFNDGANALKGKKIVIVGCGAQGLNQGLNLRDSGLDVSYALRKEAIAEKRASWKNATENGFTVGTYEELIPSADVVGNLTPDKQHTPVIGAVMPLMKKGAALWYSHGFNIVEEGMQIRKDLTVVMMAPKGPGSEVRVEYKRGFGIPTLIAVHPENDPDGRGWAIAKALAVGTGGSRAGVLESSFVAEVKSDLMGEQTILCGMLQTGSLLCFDKMVASGIDKGWASKFIQYGWETITEALKWGGITGMMDRLSNPAKIKANELSRQLKAIMAPLYQKHQDDIISGEFSSTMMKDWAADDKNLLTWRELTGKTAFEQTPAGDVQISEQEYFDKGILMVAMVKAGVELAFETMTDAGIKAESAYYESLHETPLIANLIARKKLYEMNKVISDTAEYGCYLFDNACRPLLKDFMAKVDTDVIGKGLSVKDSSVSNRELVKVNDAIRNHPVEKIGSVLRAYMTAMKEVI comes from the coding sequence ATGAACTATTTTAATTCAATACCGTGGCGAGTCGCCCTGCAGCAATTGGGCACCTGCCGTTTCATGAACCGCGAAGAATTCAACGACGGCGCGAACGCCCTGAAAGGAAAGAAAATCGTAATCGTCGGATGCGGCGCCCAGGGCTTGAACCAGGGTTTGAACCTCCGGGATTCCGGTCTCGACGTCAGCTATGCGCTCCGCAAGGAAGCGATCGCGGAAAAGAGAGCGAGCTGGAAAAATGCGACTGAAAACGGTTTTACGGTCGGAACCTACGAGGAGCTTATTCCCTCCGCCGACGTAGTCGGAAATCTGACTCCGGACAAGCAGCATACTCCGGTCATCGGCGCGGTCATGCCGCTGATGAAAAAAGGCGCCGCTCTCTGGTACAGCCACGGATTCAATATCGTTGAAGAAGGAATGCAGATCCGCAAGGATCTTACCGTCGTGATGATGGCGCCGAAGGGTCCGGGATCGGAAGTGCGCGTCGAGTACAAGCGCGGATTCGGTATTCCGACCCTTATCGCCGTTCATCCCGAGAACGATCCGGACGGCCGCGGATGGGCGATCGCTAAGGCTCTCGCCGTCGGAACCGGCGGTTCCCGCGCGGGCGTTCTTGAATCGAGCTTCGTCGCGGAAGTAAAATCCGACCTGATGGGCGAGCAGACCATCCTCTGCGGAATGCTTCAGACCGGCTCTCTGTTGTGCTTCGACAAGATGGTCGCCTCCGGCATCGACAAGGGCTGGGCATCGAAGTTCATCCAGTACGGATGGGAAACGATCACCGAGGCCCTTAAATGGGGCGGAATCACCGGCATGATGGATCGTCTTTCCAATCCCGCAAAGATCAAGGCGAACGAACTGTCCCGGCAGCTGAAGGCAATCATGGCGCCTCTGTACCAGAAGCACCAGGACGACATCATTTCCGGCGAATTCTCGTCCACTATGATGAAAGACTGGGCCGCGGACGACAAGAACCTGCTGACCTGGCGCGAACTTACCGGAAAGACTGCGTTTGAACAAACGCCCGCCGGAGACGTGCAAATTAGCGAGCAGGAGTACTTCGACAAGGGCATTCTGATGGTCGCAATGGTGAAAGCGGGCGTAGAGCTCGCCTTCGAAACCATGACCGACGCAGGAATCAAGGCGGAAAGCGCGTATTACGAGTCTCTCCATGAAACTCCGCTTATCGCCAACCTCATTGCCAGAAAGAAGCTGTACGAGATGAACAAGGTTATCTCCGATACGGCCGAGTACGGCTGCTACCTTTTCGACAACGCGTGCCGCCCGCTGCTTAAGGATTTCATGGCGAAAGTGGATACCGACGTCATAGGAAAAGGACTTTCCGTCAAGGACTCGTCCGTTTCGAACCGGGAGCTCGTGAAAGTAAACGATGCAATTCGCAATCATCCGGTTGAAAAAATCGGAAGCGTATTGCGCGCCTATATGACTGCTATGAAAGAAGTGATCTAA
- a CDS encoding ATP-binding cassette domain-containing protein — translation MSEHPLLSIQHASILHQQQIFLRDFSWTVLPGEAWVITGSNGSGKTTLINAIIDSEKMVPSSADGFFSAFSKITLLSFEAVAAFIENELKNDDSDFVEGGIDPGRTPAALLEGCPEAERYASICGISHILHRGLKFLSTGEIRRTLLAQALAGAPDLLILDDPFDGLDSEGVATLSALLDSLIGSASSSNKTAYMIVLDRYISVPRSCTHVLELEGGKTVFSGTREDFEQRLAERTLLGACEPQNASFPADLDEELAVLDTEKTLSDDTKPLIEMTRVSVEWSGRKVLDDVSWTVNKGEHWIIRGPNGSGKTTLLELITGDNPQVFRNRVSLFGAPRGSGETIWEIKEKIGFVSHRLHQEYRRVGDVTVETVIVSGFYDSIGLYERASTEEREKAARWLELGNLQNLAKEAFNALSYGDQRSVLILRAAVKLPPLIILDEPCHGLDEQHRARTLSLMQRIAETGHSTLLHVTHDPDEYLPCETNILELLPGGDPMYRIITR, via the coding sequence ATGAGCGAACATCCCCTGCTTTCGATTCAACACGCGTCGATTCTCCACCAGCAACAGATTTTTCTCCGCGACTTTTCCTGGACAGTGCTGCCGGGCGAAGCCTGGGTGATAACCGGGTCAAACGGCTCGGGCAAGACAACGCTGATCAATGCGATCATCGATTCCGAAAAGATGGTTCCGTCGTCTGCCGACGGTTTCTTCTCGGCCTTTTCAAAAATCACGCTTCTTTCTTTCGAAGCTGTAGCGGCCTTCATAGAAAATGAACTGAAAAACGACGACTCTGACTTCGTCGAAGGAGGCATAGATCCGGGCAGAACTCCGGCCGCGTTATTGGAGGGATGCCCGGAGGCCGAACGGTACGCCTCTATTTGCGGCATTAGCCATATACTGCATCGGGGTTTAAAGTTCCTGTCCACCGGCGAGATCAGGCGGACACTCCTGGCTCAAGCCTTGGCCGGAGCTCCTGACCTTCTCATTCTCGATGATCCGTTCGACGGACTTGACTCGGAAGGAGTCGCGACTCTATCCGCGCTGCTCGATTCGCTCATCGGATCGGCATCCTCCAGCAATAAGACAGCGTATATGATCGTCCTCGATCGCTATATCTCTGTTCCGCGATCCTGCACCCATGTCCTGGAACTTGAGGGCGGAAAAACCGTATTTTCAGGAACCCGCGAGGATTTCGAGCAGCGTCTCGCGGAAAGAACTCTTCTGGGGGCCTGCGAACCCCAAAACGCATCCTTTCCCGCCGATCTGGACGAAGAGCTGGCCGTCCTCGATACGGAAAAGACTCTTTCCGACGACACAAAGCCTTTAATCGAAATGACGCGGGTCTCCGTAGAATGGTCCGGCAGGAAAGTGTTGGATGATGTAAGCTGGACAGTGAACAAGGGCGAACACTGGATCATCAGGGGCCCGAACGGATCCGGAAAAACGACGTTGCTCGAATTAATAACCGGAGACAATCCTCAAGTGTTCAGAAACAGGGTATCCCTTTTCGGCGCCCCACGCGGATCCGGAGAAACGATCTGGGAAATCAAGGAAAAAATCGGTTTTGTGTCGCATCGGCTCCATCAGGAATACCGGCGCGTCGGAGACGTCACAGTCGAAACCGTCATCGTTTCAGGCTTTTACGACTCGATCGGATTATACGAAAGAGCTTCTACGGAAGAAAGAGAAAAAGCGGCGAGATGGCTTGAGTTGGGAAATCTGCAAAATCTGGCAAAGGAGGCGTTCAACGCTCTTTCCTACGGAGACCAGCGAAGCGTCCTCATACTCAGGGCAGCCGTTAAACTGCCGCCCCTCATCATTCTCGACGAGCCCTGCCACGGCCTGGATGAGCAGCACCGAGCACGAACCCTTTCACTCATGCAGCGAATCGCGGAAACAGGACACTCGACCCTGCTTCATGTTACCCATGATCCGGACGAATACCTGCCCTGCGAAACAAACATTCTTGAACTGCTTCCCGGCGGCGATCCGATGTACCGAATCATAACACGCTGA
- the thrH gene encoding bifunctional phosphoserine phosphatase/homoserine phosphotransferase ThrH, which yields MHVVCLDLEGVLVPEIWIEFAAATGIDELRITTRDEPDYDKLMKYRIDILERKGLKLGDIQNVIGKMDPLPGAKEFMDELREKTQVVILSDTFTQFAQPLMKKLKFPTLFCNELDISDDGFVQGYRLRQSDGKKKAVQAFQSINMKVLASGDSYNDLGMIFAADSGALFRSPSSIRSQYPAVPAYEEYSELLNHVSGFLKS from the coding sequence ATGCATGTTGTGTGTCTTGACCTGGAAGGCGTATTGGTTCCCGAAATTTGGATTGAATTTGCCGCGGCGACCGGAATCGATGAATTGCGGATAACAACACGGGACGAACCCGACTACGATAAGCTGATGAAGTATCGCATCGACATACTTGAACGCAAGGGCTTGAAACTGGGCGATATTCAAAATGTCATTGGAAAAATGGATCCCTTGCCGGGGGCGAAAGAGTTCATGGACGAGTTGAGGGAAAAAACGCAGGTTGTTATTCTTTCGGATACCTTTACCCAGTTCGCCCAGCCCTTAATGAAAAAACTGAAATTTCCGACTCTTTTCTGCAATGAGCTTGATATATCCGATGACGGTTTTGTCCAGGGATACAGGCTGCGACAGAGCGACGGCAAAAAGAAGGCGGTGCAGGCCTTTCAATCGATCAACATGAAGGTGTTGGCGTCGGGCGATTCGTATAACGATCTGGGGATGATCTTTGCCGCGGATAGCGGAGCCCTGTTCCGTTCCCCCTCAAGCATACGTTCTCAATACCCCGCCGTTCCCGCCTATGAAGAATACAGCGAGCTGCTGAATCATGTTTCAGGTTTCTTAAAGAGCTGA
- a CDS encoding DUF1836 domain-containing protein has product MKSDVADYLRRVESFLPDRSDSFPEMTLYMEQLLGWINGRSTPFEPIGASGDLLTSNMVNNYVKDKLIKPPINRRYGTHHLAALSIFRMLKQVLSVGDISAAIDSLDTVSESDVWYDSVVSGMMTQMIELCRTAASRCEGVDLDSAEERAKAALEFAGAARLFQSLAVLLIEGGA; this is encoded by the coding sequence ATGAAATCTGATGTAGCCGACTACTTGCGGAGAGTCGAGAGTTTCCTGCCGGATCGTTCAGACTCTTTTCCTGAAATGACTTTGTATATGGAGCAGCTTTTAGGTTGGATTAACGGGCGCTCAACGCCTTTTGAGCCGATCGGTGCGAGCGGCGACCTTCTTACCTCGAATATGGTAAATAATTACGTTAAGGACAAACTGATCAAGCCGCCCATTAACAGGAGATACGGTACGCATCATCTTGCGGCTCTTTCGATATTCCGGATGCTGAAGCAGGTATTATCCGTTGGCGATATCTCCGCCGCGATCGACTCCCTTGATACAGTTTCCGAAAGCGATGTCTGGTATGATTCCGTCGTATCAGGAATGATGACGCAGATGATCGAGCTATGCCGAACCGCGGCGTCGCGTTGCGAGGGTGTGGATTTGGATTCTGCCGAGGAGCGGGCGAAGGCGGCCCTGGAATTTGCGGGAGCGGCCCGGCTGTTTCAATCGCTTGCGGTTCTCCTCATCGAGGGCGGGGCGTAA
- the gyrA gene encoding DNA topoisomerase (ATP-hydrolyzing) subunit A codes for MSDTNTPLPGGKLISISIEDEVKTAYLNYAMSVIVSRALPDVRDGLKPVHRRILYSMEEMGIRANTPFKKCGRIVGDVLGKYHPHGDQSIYDALVRLAQDFSLRYPVIQGQGNFGSVDGDPPAAMRYTESRLAKVAEAIIEDIKKETVDFGPNYDDSMKEPLVLPGAFPFLLANGASGIAVGMATNMPPHNLNEIIGAVSEYIDNPECTIEDLMKHMKGPDFPTGGLIFGKKGIRQAYKTGRGKIIVRGRFTLEVDKRGKETIIFTEIPYAVNKATLITRIAELVRDKVIDGISEIRDESDRDGMRIVIELKRGSIAKVVLNQLFSHTSLQSSFGVINLALVKGRPETLTLKQMIKYYVEHRVDVVTRRTRYDLKKAEERAHILRGLVIALNNIDEVIAIIKKSRNIDTAKAALMERFQFSDPQSQAIVDMRLGKLTSLEIEKLEQELKEIEALIEYYKELLASPAKLMALIKSEAQLLAEKYGDKRRTDIVADEVEEINIEDLIQNEEMVLLISNLGYIKRVPASSYKSQNRGGKGSNSAKLAEDDFVNQIFTASTHDHVVFITSIGKAYWLKIHEIPEASRTSRGTHIKSLLTVTSDEEITGVVTLKDFSDTEYLLMATASGVAKKVKTSDFQNAKTRGIIAIKLDEGDRLVSAILTSGSDEVMLITRQGQALRINETDLRVLGRASRGVTGIRLSGGDELAGALRVDNERCMLVMSECGYGKRVKFSEFSPHGRATGGQKIYTISEKTGEIVGLITVCDIDEVVCITGQGKTLRVKASTIGLMGRAAQGVRILNIERPDTLIGIDTVATGDTEQNADKESSGEIQIAGELDLDGSDDVALTVSDAQDDSESDDEVQDADAESSEDSNEE; via the coding sequence ATGAGTGATACAAACACGCCTCTTCCCGGTGGTAAACTTATATCTATTTCCATTGAGGATGAAGTAAAGACCGCATACCTTAATTACGCGATGTCAGTCATCGTCAGCAGAGCGTTGCCCGATGTACGCGACGGTTTAAAGCCCGTGCATCGCAGAATTTTGTATTCAATGGAAGAAATGGGTATTCGCGCCAACACTCCTTTTAAGAAGTGCGGACGCATCGTCGGAGATGTTCTGGGTAAATACCATCCTCACGGAGATCAGTCTATTTACGACGCCTTGGTGCGTCTCGCCCAGGATTTTTCGCTGCGATATCCGGTTATACAGGGACAGGGAAACTTCGGTTCCGTCGACGGCGATCCTCCCGCGGCTATGCGTTATACCGAAAGCCGCCTTGCGAAAGTAGCAGAAGCTATAATAGAAGATATTAAAAAAGAAACCGTCGATTTCGGTCCGAACTACGACGACTCGATGAAGGAGCCCTTGGTTCTCCCCGGAGCTTTTCCGTTTCTTTTGGCGAACGGAGCGAGCGGAATCGCCGTCGGCATGGCGACGAACATGCCTCCTCACAATTTGAATGAAATCATCGGCGCCGTTTCCGAATACATAGACAACCCCGAATGCACGATCGAAGATTTGATGAAGCATATGAAGGGCCCCGATTTTCCGACCGGCGGACTCATTTTCGGCAAGAAGGGAATCCGCCAGGCGTATAAAACCGGCCGGGGCAAAATCATTGTCCGCGGACGCTTTACCCTCGAAGTGGACAAGCGCGGAAAAGAAACCATCATTTTTACCGAAATCCCGTATGCGGTTAATAAGGCTACCTTGATAACCCGCATCGCGGAGCTTGTCCGGGATAAGGTTATCGACGGAATTTCCGAAATCAGGGACGAATCCGACCGCGACGGAATGCGCATCGTCATTGAACTGAAGCGCGGTTCAATCGCCAAGGTTGTCTTAAATCAGCTTTTCTCCCATACGTCGCTGCAGTCGTCCTTCGGCGTAATAAATCTCGCCCTGGTTAAGGGCCGGCCGGAAACGCTTACGCTCAAGCAGATGATTAAATACTATGTCGAGCACCGGGTCGACGTAGTAACCAGGCGAACCCGCTATGATCTGAAAAAAGCCGAAGAGCGGGCGCATATATTGCGCGGACTCGTCATCGCACTCAACAATATCGACGAAGTCATCGCAATAATCAAAAAGTCGCGAAACATCGATACGGCGAAAGCCGCTCTTATGGAGCGCTTCCAGTTTTCGGATCCCCAGTCTCAAGCCATCGTCGATATGCGGCTTGGAAAGCTTACCAGCCTCGAAATTGAAAAACTCGAGCAGGAATTGAAGGAAATCGAAGCCCTTATCGAGTATTACAAAGAACTCCTCGCCAGCCCCGCAAAGCTCATGGCCCTGATTAAATCCGAAGCCCAGCTGTTGGCGGAAAAGTACGGAGACAAGCGCAGAACCGATATCGTCGCCGACGAAGTCGAAGAGATCAACATCGAGGATCTGATCCAGAACGAAGAGATGGTTCTTCTCATCTCCAATCTCGGATATATCAAGCGCGTGCCTGCTTCTTCCTATAAAAGCCAGAACAGGGGAGGAAAGGGATCTAACAGCGCCAAGCTTGCCGAAGATGATTTCGTTAACCAGATTTTCACTGCATCAACACACGATCATGTAGTTTTCATAACCAGTATAGGAAAGGCCTATTGGTTGAAGATTCATGAAATACCGGAAGCCAGCAGAACCAGCCGCGGCACCCATATCAAATCGCTGCTGACGGTAACGTCCGATGAAGAAATCACCGGAGTAGTAACCCTGAAGGATTTCAGCGATACCGAGTATCTGTTAATGGCTACCGCGAGCGGAGTCGCCAAGAAGGTTAAGACAAGCGACTTCCAGAACGCAAAAACGCGCGGAATCATTGCTATAAAGCTCGACGAAGGCGATCGCCTGGTGAGCGCGATTTTGACCAGCGGTTCAGACGAGGTGATGCTTATCACCCGCCAGGGCCAGGCGCTCCGCATCAATGAAACGGATCTTCGGGTTCTCGGACGCGCGTCACGCGGAGTTACCGGGATCCGCCTCTCGGGAGGCGACGAGCTGGCCGGCGCGCTTCGCGTCGATAACGAACGGTGCATGCTTGTGATGTCTGAATGCGGATACGGCAAGCGCGTTAAGTTCTCTGAATTCTCTCCGCACGGACGAGCGACCGGCGGCCAGAAGATTTATACGATCTCCGAGAAAACCGGGGAAATCGTCGGCCTGATCACCGTATGCGATATCGACGAAGTGGTGTGCATTACCGGTCAGGGAAAGACGCTGCGCGTGAAGGCTTCTACTATCGGTCTTATGGGTAGAGCGGCTCAGGGCGTTCGCATTTTGAATATCGAACGGCCCGACACCTTGATCGGCATCGATACCGTCGCTACGGGAGATACCGAACAGAACGCGGATAAAGAATCGTCAGGCGAGATTCAAATCGCCGGCGAACTGGATCTTGACGGATCGGACGATGTCGCGCTTACTGTAAGCGATGCTCAAGACGATTCTGAATCCGATGATGAAGTTCAGGACGCCGACGCTGAATCCTCAGAGGATTCAAACGAAGAGTAA
- the arfB gene encoding alternative ribosome rescue aminoacyl-tRNA hydrolase ArfB — translation MNIQLLHESILSNARFSFSKSGGPGGQNVNKVNSKASLEIPISLLLGLSEEERSRIENKLKHRISSEDCLFLSIDEDRSQLINRERALARAEELLVQAAHIPKKRKATKPTRGSVLDRLKTKKQKGSIKDLRRKPITD, via the coding sequence ATGAACATTCAACTTCTCCACGAATCAATACTCAGCAACGCTCGCTTTTCGTTCAGCAAATCAGGAGGTCCAGGAGGACAAAACGTCAATAAGGTAAACTCAAAAGCCAGCTTGGAGATTCCCATAAGTCTTCTTCTTGGCCTAAGCGAAGAAGAACGTTCTCGCATAGAAAACAAGCTTAAACACAGAATTTCCTCAGAAGACTGCTTATTCTTGAGCATAGACGAGGACCGAAGCCAGCTTATTAACAGAGAAAGAGCTTTAGCACGCGCCGAAGAATTACTTGTCCAGGCAGCGCATATTCCGAAAAAGAGAAAAGCCACGAAACCGACCAGGGGATCAGTCCTCGACCGTCTTAAAACTAAAAAGCAAAAGGGTTCTATTAAGGACCTCCGTAGAAAGCCTATCACTGACTAA
- a CDS encoding LysR substrate-binding domain-containing protein → MDFSELETFIALAETQNFAKAAQQIHLSPSAVSRLICRLEDECEARLFERDTRQVRITRQGEDFLRFARDCIGKKKELSLNFQGNATRLRGPFAIYASVTACYSILPPLAEAITQEYPEAQLSVETGDPAGAAQAVREGRAELAVTAIPVNGFPDLLSFSVRKSPLVFVSAKTGPFGNIKALLDTRNTESSLLKTLRTTPLLLPRAGLSRQRFNAWVHRIQQHGEPFSPGIAAETGGNEALLALARLGLGLALIPHLVLDNSPFSEGLTIYQAGSHFGDYDIGFIQQPSKLPDSRKQAIADLITRVYNLA, encoded by the coding sequence ATGGATTTCTCGGAACTGGAAACCTTCATCGCGCTGGCGGAAACGCAGAACTTCGCCAAGGCCGCTCAACAAATACACCTCAGCCCTTCCGCCGTAAGCAGGCTTATTTGCAGGCTGGAGGACGAATGCGAAGCGAGGCTGTTCGAGAGAGATACCCGCCAGGTGAGAATAACCCGGCAGGGAGAAGACTTCCTGCGATTCGCCCGCGACTGCATCGGTAAAAAAAAAGAGCTTTCTCTCAACTTCCAGGGCAACGCAACCAGGCTGCGGGGCCCCTTCGCGATATACGCCTCCGTTACCGCCTGTTATTCGATACTGCCTCCCCTGGCGGAGGCTATCACTCAAGAATATCCGGAAGCCCAGCTGTCGGTCGAAACGGGCGACCCCGCGGGCGCAGCCCAGGCTGTCAGGGAAGGACGGGCGGAGCTTGCAGTGACAGCGATTCCGGTCAACGGCTTTCCGGATTTGCTCTCGTTTTCCGTCAGAAAATCCCCGCTCGTCTTCGTCTCCGCGAAAACAGGGCCCTTCGGAAATATCAAAGCCCTGCTCGATACTCGCAATACCGAATCGTCTCTGCTGAAAACTCTTCGGACAACGCCGCTCCTCCTCCCCCGGGCCGGCCTTTCCCGGCAGCGTTTCAATGCCTGGGTGCATCGAATCCAGCAGCACGGCGAACCGTTTAGCCCGGGCATTGCGGCTGAAACCGGCGGTAACGAAGCTCTGCTCGCCCTGGCCCGCCTCGGCCTCGGCCTTGCGCTCATCCCGCATCTTGTGTTGGATAACAGCCCTTTTTCGGAAGGACTTACCATATACCAGGCTGGATCGCACTTCGGCGACTACGACATAGGCTTCATCCAGCAACCGTCAAAACTTCCGGACTCGAGAAAACAAGCGATAGCCGATCTCATTACCCGGGTCTACAATCTCGCGTAA
- a CDS encoding nitroreductase family protein: MARSFIEAVKNRRSIYALGRMDAVTQGEVEKAVHESILHVPSAFNSQSARIVVLWGKQSDSFWKAVGDVLKKIVPPESFGQTEAKLQSFAAGLGTILFFEDQEVVESLMTSYPLYQDNFPVWSLQSSGMLQFAVWTMLEDLGLGASLQHYNPLVDDFVRKEWNVPASWKLLAQMPFGSVEAPAGEKTFTPLEGRVLTFK, translated from the coding sequence ATGGCTCGTTCATTTATAGAAGCAGTGAAAAACAGAAGAAGCATTTACGCGTTGGGACGCATGGATGCGGTAACACAGGGCGAAGTGGAGAAAGCGGTACATGAAAGCATTCTGCATGTTCCTTCTGCCTTTAATTCGCAGTCGGCTCGGATAGTCGTTTTGTGGGGTAAACAGAGCGACTCTTTTTGGAAGGCTGTCGGAGATGTATTGAAGAAGATTGTTCCGCCTGAATCGTTCGGACAGACCGAGGCTAAGCTGCAGAGCTTCGCGGCGGGACTAGGCACTATTCTGTTTTTCGAGGATCAGGAAGTCGTGGAGTCTCTCATGACATCGTATCCCTTATACCAGGATAACTTCCCCGTATGGTCGCTGCAGTCTTCAGGAATGCTCCAGTTTGCCGTGTGGACGATGCTTGAGGACTTGGGTCTGGGCGCGTCGCTCCAGCATTATAATCCGCTGGTCGACGATTTCGTTCGCAAAGAGTGGAATGTTCCGGCCTCGTGGAAGTTGTTGGCTCAAATGCCCTTTGGCTCCGTAGAAGCGCCCGCGGGAGAAAAAACCTTTACTCCCTTGGAAGGCAGAGTGCTGACGTTTAAATAA